The Sulfolobus islandicus Y.N.15.51 sequence ATATTTCTAACTTTATCGATCTAAATCCTGCTTGGCTTGATATTTCCAGTAGTATAGAGATTTATCCTGGCAAAAAAGATATTAATATAGTGAAAAAAATAGTTGAGATGGTAAAATATGGAAGTTCATCCGATAAATGAATTTGCCTCTCCATTTGAGGTATTTAAGTGCATAGAGAGGGACTTTAAAGTAGCTGGATTACTAGAGAGCATAGGTGGCCCTCAATATAAGGCGAGATATAGTGTGATAGCTTGGTCAACTAATGGGTATCTGAAAATTCATGATGATCCGGTAAATATTCTTAATAGTTATTTGAAAGATTTGAAATTAGTAGATATACCGGGTTTGTTTAAAGGAGGTATGATAGGTTACATAAGCTATGATGCAGTAAGATTTTGGGAGAAAATAAGAGACTTAAAGCCAGCAGCTGAAGATTGGCCTTATGCGGAATTCTTTATTCCAGACAATATCATAATCTACGATCATAATGAGGGCAAAGTATACGTTAATGCCGATTTAAGCTCTGTAGGCGGATGTGGGGATATGGGGGAGTTTAGAATAAGCTTTTATGACGAGTCTCTTAATAAGAACAACTATGAGAAGATTGTTTCTGAATCGCTAGAGTATATAAGATCGGGTTACATATTTCAGGTCGTATTATCTAGATTTTATAGATATTTATTTAGTGGGGATCCATTAAGAATATATTATAATCTCAGAAGAATAAATCCCTCTCCTTACATGTTCTATCTTAAATTTGATGAAAAATACTTAATAGGATCCAGCCCCGAATTACTTTTCAGAGTTCAAGATAATATTGTCGAAACCTATCCCATAGCTGGCACTAGACCTAGGGGGTCTGATCAAGAAGAAGACCTTAAATTGGAATTGGAATTGATGAACTCAGAAAAGGATAAGGCTGAGCACTTAATGTTAGTTGATTTGGCTAGAAATGATCTAGGTAAAGTATGTGTCCCCGGAACTGTGAGAGTACCAGAATTAATGTATGTAGAGAAGTATAGTCATGTCCAACATATAGTATCAAAAGTGATTGGGACTTTAAAGAAGAAGTATAATGCATTAAACGTTTTATCAGCTACTTTCCCAGCGGGTACAGTGAGCGGAGCACCAAAACCAATGGCAATGAATATAATTGAAACGTTAGAGGAGTACAAAAGAGGTCCCTATGCTGGTGCTGTAGGCTTTATCTCAGCTGATGGTAACGCAGAGTTCGCAATAGCCATAAGAACTGCATTTCTAAACAAAGAATTGTTACGAATACATGCTGGTGCTGGTATAGTATATGACTCTAATCCAGAATCTGAATATTTCGAAACTGAACATAAACTAAAAGCACTAAAAACAGCAATAGGGGTGAGTTAAATGGATCTAACCTTGATAATAGATAATTATGATAGTTTTGTTTATAATATAGCTCAAATAGTGGGAGAATTAGGGACTTATCCAATAGTTATCAGAAATGACGAAATAAGTATAAAAGGAATAGAGAGAATAGACCCAGATAGGATTATAATTTCACCAGGACCAGGGACACCAGAAAAACGAGAAGATATAGGAGTGTCATTGGATGTTATCAAATATCTAGGCAAAAAAACTCCAATACTAGGAGTTTGTCTAGGTCATCAAGCTATAGGTTATGCATTTGGAGCTAAGATAAGAAGAGCTAGAAAAGTATTTCATGGAAAAATAAGTAACATAATTATAGTAAACGACTCTCCACTTCCACTATATTACGGCATTGCTAAGGAGTTTAAAGCTACCAGATATCATAGTCTTGTTGTGGACGAGGTTCATAGACCTCTAATTGTCGATGCAATATCCGCTGAGGATAATGAGATAATGGCAATACATCATGAAGACTACCCAATATACGGTGTTCAATTTCATCCAGAGAGTGTTGGAACCTCATTGGGATATAAGATACTTTATAATTTCTTGAATAGAGTATAACATATGCCACGTTATCTTAAAGGATGGCTTAAAGACGTCGTACAATTATCTTTAAGAAGGCCCTCGTTTAGGACTTCAAGACAAAGACCGATTATTTCCTTAAATAAAAGAATTTTGGAATTTAATGTGCGCAATGTCACAGCTATAATAGCTGAATATAAGCGCAAATCTCCCTCTGGATTCGATGTTGAAAGAGATCCGATAGAATATGCAAAGTTCATGGAAAAGTATGCAGTAGGTCTTAGCGTACTAACTGAGGAAAAGTACTTTAATGGTTCATATGAAATTTTGAGAAAGATAGCCAGTTCAGTTTCAATCCCCATATTAATGAAGGATTTTATTGTCAAGGAATCACAAATTGATGATGCGTATAACTTAGGTGCAGATACTGTATTGCTAATAGTCAAAATACTTACTGAAAGAGAATTAGAGAGTTTAATGGAATATACCAGAAGTTATGGTATGGAACCATTGGTAGAGATTAATGACGAGAAGGATTTAGAAATAGCACTAAGGATAGGGGCCAAGTTTATAGGAGTTAATTCAAGAGATCTAGAAACCCTTGAGATAAATAAGGAGAATCAGAGAAAGCTTCTATCAATGATACCATCAGATGTAATAAAGGTGGCAGAAAGTGGAATTTCTGAGAGGAATGAAATAGAGGAATTGAGAAAATTAGGTGTTAATGCTTTCCTAATTGGATCCTCACTAATGCAAAACCCAGAAAAGATTAAAGAATTTATACTATAACGTTCTTCATATACACTTGTGGTCTCACTACTAGACTTCAACGAAAATATGTCGCAAGTTACTGGAGAGACTACTTTATTGTATAAGGAAATTGCTAGAAATGTGGAGAAGACTAAGAAGATTAAAATTATCGATTTTGGGATAGGACAGCCGGATTTACCTACATTTAAACGTATAAGGGATGCTGCAAAAGAGGCTCTAGATCAAGGCTTCACTTTCTACACTTCAGCATTCGGTATTGATGAATTAAGGGAAAAAATAGCTCAATACCTTAATACTAGATATGGTGCTGACGTAAGGAAGGAGGAAGTGATAGTCACACCTGGTGCTAAGCCTGCGCTTTTCCTAGTCTTTATACTATACATTAATCCCGGCGACGAGGTAATACTTCCAGATCCCTCCTTCTACTCTTACGCTGAGGTTGTTAAGTTACTCGGAGGAAAACCAATATATACTAATTTAAAGTGGAGTAAAGAAGGATTCTCAATAGATGTAGATGATCTACAGTCTAAAATATCAAAAAGAACCAAAATGATAGTATTCAATAATCCTCATAATCCGACTGGTACTCTATTTTCTCCTAATGACGTTAAGAAAATTGTAGATATAAGTAGGGATAATAAAATTATCTTATTATCCGATGAAATTTATGATAATTTTGTGTATGAAGGTAAGATGAGAAGTACTCTTGAAGACTCGGATTGGAGAGATTTCTTGATTTACGTTAATGGATTTAGTAAGACTTTCTCAATGACTGGATGGAGATTAGGTTATATTGTAGCGAAGCGCGAAATTATCCAGAAAATGGGAGTTTTGGCTGCTAACATATACACTGCCCCTACAAGTTTTGTACAAAAAGCTGCCGTAAAAGCCTTTGATACTTTCGACGAGGTCAACGAAATGGTGAAGCTATTTAAGAAGAGAAGAGACGTAATGTATGATCAGCTTATTAAGGTTAAAGGAATTGAAGTATCTAAACCAAATGGAGCATTCTATATGTTCCCAAATGCTGGTAAGTTACTAAAAATAAGTGGGCTCGACGTCAAGTCATTTGCAATAAGGCTAATTGAAGAAAAAGGTGTAGTCACAATACCTGGTGAAGTCTTTCCATTAAATATAGGTAAGGAATTTTTAAGACTAAGTTTTGCCGTAAACGAAGAAGTTATTAGAGAGGGTGTACAAAAAATTAGAGAGTTTGCAGAACAGATGATGAATTCCCGATAGTAAGATTGATGAGCTAAACTCCCATGGTCTGATTAGCAAGTTTAATTTCCACTTTTTCTTCAGTTGATTCTACTAGTTCAAGGTTAGTTATCTTTAGCGTCTTCATTATGTCCTCTTTTACCTCATTAATTAACTCAATAAATTGTCTATTTGCATATAATTTTACGCTAACTGGGGCATTCATTGATAATCTATTCTTAATCTTCTCTGATCTTATTAGAGAGTTTGTTTTCTTTATTACTTCCCCAAGTTCTCCTACTCTTTTATCCTCTTCGATATCATCCACTTTAGGCAATTCTTCTAGGAGAATACTCTTCTTATAACCAAATAACCTAGAATAGATTTCCTCTGTTATATGGGGTGCAATAGGATGTAGTAATATAATTATATCTCTTATTATCCTTTGTATAGTATATTTTGCAGACTTATCGTCTTCGAATAATCTATGTTTTATCATTTCTAAATATTCATCAGCTATGATCTCCCAGAAATAGCTATAGAGTTCTTGAAGTACCAAGTAAAAGTCGTAGTTCTTATATGCGTTTATTGCCTTCATTACAAATTTCTTATGTTCTTGTAAAATCCATTTATCTACTATATGTAGGCTTTCAGGTTTATCAAGTCTTTGATTCGCTATGAAGGGGTACACTAATCTACTCGCATTCCATAATTTCTGCAATAACATTCTTTTTCCCTTCACTATATCCCATTTAAATGGAAAATCATCGCCGATGCTTGCATCAAGAAGTGCCATTCTAATCGCATCTGCTCCAAATTCATCAACTCTATCCAATGGCGATACTACATTTCCCTTGCTTTTACTCATTCTAGTTCCATCTGGACCAAGGACTTGACCATGAATAAGGACTGTGGTAAAAGGTATATTATTAGCTAACATTAAAGTTCTAAAGAAGGTATAGAATAGCCAAGTCCTAATTATATCAGTACCTTGAAGTCTTAGTGATGCTGGAAAAGTTTTGTTGAAAACGTTTTTATCTTCATAGAACTTGGTTAGGAAAAGAACTGTTACGCTAGAATCAATCCACACGTCTGCGACATCGGTAACTGGTTTAAGATGTAATCCACACAATTGACATTTCTCTGATGGTGGGTTAGTTTTGATAGGATCTATTGGTAAATCTTTTTCTCTAGCGGGTGTTAAATGCCCATTTTCGCAGTACCAGAATGGCAATGGAGTACCATAAATTCTTTGCCTAGTTATATTCCAATCCCACTCTATACTCTTTATCCAATCCTCAAGATAATAGGACATTCTAGCTGGCTTAAATTTCATCTTTTTGTATTCTTCTAGCAATTTTTGTTTCTTATCTAGAACTTTAATGTATATTTGCTTTTTAACTAAGAATTCTACTGGAGACAGACAATCACTTCTCTCAACATGCGACAGTACATTATGTTTTATTTTCTCTACTTTTACGAGATACCCTTTAGTCTTTAGGATTTCAATCATTTTATTTCTTGCTTGTTCAATTTTCAACTCATCAAGTATACCATTTGTATTTATCATCCTTCCTTTTTCGTCCACTATAACCCTTGTCGGTAAGTTGTATTTCAATTGCCACTTTATATCTTGGGGATCACCATAGGTACTTATCATTACTGCTCCAGTTCCGAATTCCTTCTCCACGTCTGAGTCAGATATTATTTTTACCTCAATATTAAACACTGGTACTATTGCAATTTTTCCTACGAAACTCTTATATCTCTCATCATTTGGATTTACTGCCACAGCTTGAGTTGCAGCTAGTAGTTCTGGCCTAGTTGTAGCTATAATTATTTCTCCTCCTTCCTTTAATGGGAACTTTATATAAGCAAGAATTCCATCTTTCTCTAAGTAACCTACTTCACTTTGTGCTAAAGCAGTCTCACATTTAGGGCACCAAATTACTGGTCCTTCTCTCATTTCTATTAAATTCGTTTTATACATGTCAATGAGACTTTTTTGAATAATCTTTCTGTATTTTGGTTCATAGGTCTTGTATTCAAACCTTTCCCATTCTGGTCTATATCCTAGTCTAATCATTGCTTCTTTCATTTTCTTAATCATATCCTCTGTCCATTCTATACATTTTTGGAGAAATAGTTGCCTATTATCTTTTGGAATTCCTAACCTGTATTGTACTTTTAGTTCAGTTGGTAAACCTTGTGTATCCCATCCCTGAGGTAATAATACATTATATCCTTCTAATCTCTTAAACCTACCCATAGTATCAGCTATTGTAACCCAATATGCATGTCCCATATGAAGTTCTCCACTGGTAAAAGGAGGAGGAGTATCAATAACAAATCTCGGTGATTTATCATCCTCATCTCTGAATCTAAATACGTCCCTCCAATATTCTTCACTTAACCATATCTTTTGCCATTTTTCCTCGATTTCCTTAGGATTATAATGTTTTGGCCATTCTTCCATCTTCTTTAAAATCTCATCTTGGTTTAACAATAACTGACCACCTATACAGACGATTTTATATAAATATAAATTCGAATAGCTTATAAAATTTCGTAATGAGAATCGCAATTCTGGGAGGAGGAGTAGCAGGTTCTACTTTGGCATACTTACTTTCAAGAATTAGTAATGAAGTTACAATCTTTGATATTAACCAATACTACGTTAAACCATGTGGAGATATAGTCCCAAACGTTTATACACCCCCCTTTAATTGGAATGAAACGTTTGGTATAAAGAGGTTCTCCTTCTATATAGATGGGGAAAAAATTTACGATGTTGAATATAGGCATACTAAGTGGCTGGTTATAGATAAGTGGAAATGGATAAATGATATGCGAAAGAGTTCAAAAATAATAGTGACTCATGATCTTAATATTAAAGACTTTGATTACGTAATAGATAGTAGAGGGCCTTATCCAATGGATAGAGAGGTAGTTTATACTACTAGAGCCATAATAGAGACTGAGGAGTTTGACGATGAGGCCATATTGGAATTCGACACTCATTATACAGGTTTTTATTGGATATTTCCTAGCGGGGAAAATGAATATAATATCGGAGCTGGTTTTTTGGAATATAAGAATTCAAAGGAATTACTTTATTATTATTTGAGGAAGAAATTTAAGAATTTCGAAGTTAAGGATGTTAGAGGAGCTCCTATTAGTATTGGGAGTGTTAAAAATAAGAAGTTAAGGATAGGTGAGGCAAGAGGGCTTGTCTTCCCACTAAGCGGTGAAGGGATAAGGCCATCAGCTATTTCAGCTGAGTACACTTTTGAGGCTATATATAAAGAAAAAGATCTGGATGAGTTTCTTAACGATAAGCTCAGTATTATAGAGAAAAGAATTAAAATTCAGAAAATGCTACTAGATCTATATAGATATTCTAGTTTAAGTTTAAGAAAGACTTTTATGAGAATATTCTTTAAGAACGATGTTCTCATAGATACATATTTAGAAGATAAGATAGATTTGAATGGAATAATCGAATCCTTAAAGAGTGTGAGAGGGAATGGAAGTATTGTTAGAAAATTCTAGGAGCAGGAAAAATAAGCATGTATTAAGAACCTTCCTATTTAAAGTAGACGTAAATGGTGTAATACAGCAGATAGAATTGCCTGGGAAAGTAGTAAGACCTACATATAAGGTAGGTGAAGCAAAGATTGTAAATATTCCAAATAAAGGCACATACGTTTATCTTTTCCTTCTAAGGAATCTATACGGGCGTGTAATAGGTAGGATAATTGTAATTAATGATGGGAAAATCGTATTAGTAATGAAGTATAGGAAGTTAAAGTTAAAGCTAATAGATGGTGATGATAAATACGTAACAATTGTAAAAAGAATTTCCGAGCAACTTAAAATTCCGGTCAAGAAAATAAATATTAACAAGAAGAAGTGAGAAAATGTTTGAAGTGAGATTCAAGATTTTAGCCGAAGATCCTTTTAGAATAAAGTACTTGTCACAATCCATTAATGATGTATTTAAAGATCTATGTGAACCGGTAAAAATAGGAGCATCGTATATTTGTGCTCCGAATCAAGATACCCTCCTCTTGATCTATTTTAGTTCTCAGCTTTCAAAAGATATGAATGCGTCACTTAAAATAATGTCAAATAATGCGACGTATGTTGCTGAGATCATGAAAGAAGTTAATAATAGGTTAAGATCACAAGGTTTTTATATAACAATTTCGGAAACCTCTACTACTTCGTTATAGAGATTTAGGAGTAACTCCTCATTTATATTCTTATTATTAACCTCTACTATTGCATTACAAATGTAAGATGAGATTTTAGTTTTGCATATTATTAGCTTTCTCAATATTCCATTCTTTATTTCTTTATTTACATCCATATATACTAATCTTTCTTCATCTTCTGCATGTTTTCTTCTCTTTATTTCTTTATTTACATCCATATATACTACTACTATTTCATTCTCATAGATTACAGAAAAATTTAGACCATATATATTATAGTGTGTTACTGTCATAAAATCGGTACCAACTCAGTCCCACAATATGGGCACTTCCCCTTTAATCCTCTCTTATCTGCTTCGCAGAAGTATGCTGAATATTTCTTTTCACACTTAGGGCATTTGTAGATAATATCTGTCCCTATTACTAGTTTCCTATTACATATCCTACAATATACTGTTAACCATCCTAGATGCCCATATGCATTTGAGCCTCTATTTTTAATACTCATCTTATACCCACTACCACTTCATGCAAATTAACTTAAATTTTTATTCTCGACGTTATACCTTTGTCTACTTTAAAAGACTTTATAGTCTAAGAAGAGGTGTATTTATTAGATGAACTTAGCATCGTATTATAAGCTAGAACCTTTAAAAATTAACGATGTTGTTTTGCTTTATGCTTTACGCAGAACCAAAGAAGCTGAAATCATAGATGGAATTCGTGATTTGGAATCAATAATGCCGGATGAGGCTAATGATGTTGTAATAATTGAGGGAAGTAATGAGAAATATATCAATGGCAGATTTAATTTAGACTTTCAATTCTCTCGCCCATTAAATGTTATTTCCATAGGTGTTCCTCAATTTGCAAATGGAGATCAAGTTCAGATTACAAGAATTGATGTAAATATGAGCGATGTTATTGGTGGAGTTTTGGTTAAAAGAGATTTACCATTTATAGTATTCTTTACTCATAATGGTACTAAAATAATATCAATGTCAGATATTAATCCACCTATTCCTGAAAAGAAAGATAGTGTAAAGAGGGCTAAAAAGAAGAAAAAGAGGAGTAAAAAGCGTGCTAAGAAGTCTAGTTCAAAATCCAAGAGTAAGAGCAAGAGTTCTGGAAAGAGTTGACGAATTTAGGTTAAATAATTTATCAAATGAGGAAGTGTGGTTTAGGGAACTCACATTATGTTTGCTAACTGCTAACTCATCTTTCATTTCGGCTTATCAGGCCCTAAACTGTTTGGGAGACAAAATCTACTACGCTAATGAAGAAGTAATCAGAAGTATTCTTAAATCATGTAAATATAGATTTTATAATTTAAAGGCAAAATATATTATTATGGCTAGGGAGAAGGTATATGGAAAGTTAAAAGAGGAGATAACGCCTTTAGCTGATAGTGATCAACAATTGGCTAGGGAGAAGTTATTAAACATAAAAGGAATAGGGATGAAAGAAGCTAGTCACTTTCTTAGGAATGTTGGTTATTTCGATCTGGCAATTATAGACAGACATCTTATAGATTTTATGAGGAGAATAGGTGCGATAGGAGAAATTAACGTTAAACATTTATCAAAAAGTCGCTATATATCTTTGGAGAGTGTTTTGAAAAGCATCGCTTTAAATTTAAATATAAGTGTAGGTATATTGGATTTGTTTATATGGTATAAGGAGACTAATACTATAGTTAAGTAGCAATAAAAAATATAAACCAGTAGTTGTAGTTTGATATGAATCATAATGCAAAACCCTAGTATGCTGAAAAGGGAGTTCGAATTTACTCAACTTTTAAGAAAATTAGATCTTATTATTATTTTATTCTCCTCATTTTTCTCAAGCTCATTCTCATCATCATGTTAAACTAAATCATATTCTTGAAAATTTCAGGTGGTATGTATGGAAACTATACAGGGTATAAACTCTATAAACAAATTAGATTTCAAAGTATTAATAACTGATCCAGTAGATCACTACATGATAAAAACTTTACAAAACAATGGATTAATAGTTGACTATAAACCTGAAATTTCAAGAGAGGAATTACTAAAGATAATAGACCAGTATCAGGTTTTAGTAGTAAGAAGCAGAACTAAGGTAGATAAGGAGATAATCCGTTATGGGACTAATCTTAAGATTATAGCCAGAGCCGGGATAGGGCTAGACAATATAGATACAGAAGAGGCATCCAAGAGAAATATAAAAATAGTATATGCAGCAGGGGCTTCTACAGATTCTGCAGCAGAACTAACTATAGGATTACTTCTTACAGCAGCTAGAAAACTATATGATTCCATGAATATGGCAAAGGGTGGCATATTCAAGAAAATAGAGGGAATTGAGTTAGCAGGTAAGACTATAGGTGTTATAGGATTCGGTCGAATTGGTACCAAAGTAGCTAAGGTATGTAAGGCATTAGATATGAACGTAATTGCGTATGATGTTATCGATATAAAAGAAAAGGCGAATATGCTTGGAGTCAAGGTAGCTGAAAGTTTAGACGAATTGTTAAAGAACTCAGACGTAATAACCTTTCACGTTACAGTAGGTAAAGACGCTAAACCAATCCTTAATAAAGATACATTTAATTACGTCAAAGATAATACAATCATAATCAACACCAGTAGAGCCGTAGTAATAGATGGTAAGGCATTACTAGAATATATTGATAAAAAGCAACTAACTTATGCTACAGACGTTTTGTGGAACGAACCTCCTAAAGAAGATTGGGAGATTAAATTATTGAGACATGAGAGAGTGATAGTAACTACTCACATTGGTGCTCAAACTAAAGAAGCACAGTATAGAGTAGCAGTAGTCACAACAGATAATCTCATCACTTCTTTAAAAGAAATCGGTGTTCTCAAATGATGCTAATTCCCGGTCCAGTCAATGTTCCTTATAGTGTTCTACAAGCTTCTCTTCATTTAGTGAATCATAGATCAGAGAAATTTAGAGAAACTGTGAAAACATTAGAGTTTCTGATGAATAAACATTTTGGATCTACTCGTGTTGCACTATTAAGTGGCTCCGGTACCTTAGCTGTAGAATCTATGGTCTATTCAATGGTAAAAAGAGAGGAGAAAGTATTAACATTCCCTTATGGTGAGTTCGGACACAGATTAAAAGAATCGTTAGTTAGACGTGGAGCAAAGGTAATTAGTTACGAGAAAAAAATAGGGGAATCCTTTACACTTGAGGAAATAAAAAAGGCTATTGAGGAAAATAAAGACGCTACTACAGTAGCGTTAGTTCATAATGAGACTAGCACGGGTATAGCATTTAGAGACCTTCAAAAGATAGCTGATGTTGTAAAAAGTGCAGGATTAAAGCTTCTTATTGATTCAGTATCAGGGTTTGCTGCCTATCCGCTATATGTTAATCAGTGGAAAATTGATTGTGCAGTAACTGGCAGCCAGAAAGCTTTAGCAAGCATACCTGGGGTAGGATTCGCTGCGTTGTCTGATGAGGGCATGAATGAATTGGTAGAATCCGATTTACCTAGTTATCTAGATTTATCACTTCATTTAAAGTTTCAAGATAAAGGAGAGACACCATTTACTCCTACGGTAGGAGCATTTTTTGCTTCTAGAAGGGCTGCTGAATTACTGGATAAAGAAGGAATAGAAAATAGATGGAAGAGGCATGAAGCTTGTGCAAGGTATTTAAGGCGAGTAATGTCGACGATGGGATTTAAATTGTTAGGCAATGATGCTAATTTCTCCAACACGGTAGTTGCAGCGTTTCCTCCTATTCCTTTAGATACATTTATGTCAGAGCTAAAGAAGAGAAATATTGAGATTACTAAGGGTATGGGTGAATTAAGGGATAGAATAGTAAGAATAGGGATTTTAGGTGTAGTTGATGATAGAGCAATTAGAAGATTAGTTAATAGTATAAGTGAAATAATTAAAAAGAATGTTGAGTTTGAAATTCCAAAAGAATGTGAGTTGCCGGAAGAGTTAAAAGTTGAAGTTTTATGGGATTAGAGAGGGGATGGAATTTTGTCCCAGGATTTACGTTTTAATGAAGTTTTTGTTTCTCTATGGCAGAATAAACTAACTAGATACGAGATTGCCAGAGTAATAAGTGCTAGAGCATTACAACTAGCCATGGGTGCACCAGCCTTAATTGATATAAATAACATAAGTTTGACTGATGTTATTAGTATAGCTGAGGAGGAGTTTAAGAGAGGAGTTCTTCCAATAACTATTAGGAGAAGATTACCAAATGGAAAAATAATTTTATTATCTCTTAGAAAGAGTTAAATAAGATGAATTTATGTAATGTAAACAACTATTACCTTATAATTGCAGAAAAGTCAAAAGCAGCTAAAAAAATTGCTGAAGCTCTTTCAGAGAAACCTATTTTATGTAGAAAATACAACGTTAACTATTGGATAATAAAAGATCATGATAACAATAAATATGTTATTGTCCCTGCGGCAGGACATCTTTTTGGGTTACAAGGGAAGAGTGGTTTCCCTGTATATGATGTCGACTGGAAACCTTTATGGGAGATTGATAAGAATAGTTATTACACAAAAAGGTACTATCAACTTATCTCGTCTCTTAGCAAGTACGCTTTAGGCTTTATCAATGCATGTGATTACGACATAGAAGGTTCTGTAATTGGCTATTTAATAATCAAATATCTGGGTGATACTAAGAAGGCTAAACGAATGAAATTTTCAGCGCTGACTAAAAGTGACATATTATTGGCATTTAGAAATGTGTCTACATTAGATTACGATATGATAAACGCTGGAGTA is a genomic window containing:
- a CDS encoding anthranilate synthase component I; the encoded protein is MEVHPINEFASPFEVFKCIERDFKVAGLLESIGGPQYKARYSVIAWSTNGYLKIHDDPVNILNSYLKDLKLVDIPGLFKGGMIGYISYDAVRFWEKIRDLKPAAEDWPYAEFFIPDNIIIYDHNEGKVYVNADLSSVGGCGDMGEFRISFYDESLNKNNYEKIVSESLEYIRSGYIFQVVLSRFYRYLFSGDPLRIYYNLRRINPSPYMFYLKFDEKYLIGSSPELLFRVQDNIVETYPIAGTRPRGSDQEEDLKLELELMNSEKDKAEHLMLVDLARNDLGKVCVPGTVRVPELMYVEKYSHVQHIVSKVIGTLKKKYNALNVLSATFPAGTVSGAPKPMAMNIIETLEEYKRGPYAGAVGFISADGNAEFAIAIRTAFLNKELLRIHAGAGIVYDSNPESEYFETEHKLKALKTAIGVS
- a CDS encoding anthranilate synthase component II, yielding MDLTLIIDNYDSFVYNIAQIVGELGTYPIVIRNDEISIKGIERIDPDRIIISPGPGTPEKREDIGVSLDVIKYLGKKTPILGVCLGHQAIGYAFGAKIRRARKVFHGKISNIIIVNDSPLPLYYGIAKEFKATRYHSLVVDEVHRPLIVDAISAEDNEIMAIHHEDYPIYGVQFHPESVGTSLGYKILYNFLNRV
- the trpC gene encoding indole-3-glycerol phosphate synthase TrpC: MPRYLKGWLKDVVQLSLRRPSFRTSRQRPIISLNKRILEFNVRNVTAIIAEYKRKSPSGFDVERDPIEYAKFMEKYAVGLSVLTEEKYFNGSYEILRKIASSVSIPILMKDFIVKESQIDDAYNLGADTVLLIVKILTERELESLMEYTRSYGMEPLVEINDEKDLEIALRIGAKFIGVNSRDLETLEINKENQRKLLSMIPSDVIKVAESGISERNEIEELRKLGVNAFLIGSSLMQNPEKIKEFIL
- a CDS encoding pyridoxal phosphate-dependent aminotransferase, translating into MVSLLDFNENMSQVTGETTLLYKEIARNVEKTKKIKIIDFGIGQPDLPTFKRIRDAAKEALDQGFTFYTSAFGIDELREKIAQYLNTRYGADVRKEEVIVTPGAKPALFLVFILYINPGDEVILPDPSFYSYAEVVKLLGGKPIYTNLKWSKEGFSIDVDDLQSKISKRTKMIVFNNPHNPTGTLFSPNDVKKIVDISRDNKIILLSDEIYDNFVYEGKMRSTLEDSDWRDFLIYVNGFSKTFSMTGWRLGYIVAKREIIQKMGVLAANIYTAPTSFVQKAAVKAFDTFDEVNEMVKLFKKRRDVMYDQLIKVKGIEVSKPNGAFYMFPNAGKLLKISGLDVKSFAIRLIEEKGVVTIPGEVFPLNIGKEFLRLSFAVNEEVIREGVQKIREFAEQMMNSR
- a CDS encoding valine--tRNA ligase; translated protein: MRFSLRNFISYSNLYLYKIVCIGGQLLLNQDEILKKMEEWPKHYNPKEIEEKWQKIWLSEEYWRDVFRFRDEDDKSPRFVIDTPPPFTSGELHMGHAYWVTIADTMGRFKRLEGYNVLLPQGWDTQGLPTELKVQYRLGIPKDNRQLFLQKCIEWTEDMIKKMKEAMIRLGYRPEWERFEYKTYEPKYRKIIQKSLIDMYKTNLIEMREGPVIWCPKCETALAQSEVGYLEKDGILAYIKFPLKEGGEIIIATTRPELLAATQAVAVNPNDERYKSFVGKIAIVPVFNIEVKIISDSDVEKEFGTGAVMISTYGDPQDIKWQLKYNLPTRVIVDEKGRMINTNGILDELKIEQARNKMIEILKTKGYLVKVEKIKHNVLSHVERSDCLSPVEFLVKKQIYIKVLDKKQKLLEEYKKMKFKPARMSYYLEDWIKSIEWDWNITRQRIYGTPLPFWYCENGHLTPAREKDLPIDPIKTNPPSEKCQLCGLHLKPVTDVADVWIDSSVTVLFLTKFYEDKNVFNKTFPASLRLQGTDIIRTWLFYTFFRTLMLANNIPFTTVLIHGQVLGPDGTRMSKSKGNVVSPLDRVDEFGADAIRMALLDASIGDDFPFKWDIVKGKRMLLQKLWNASRLVYPFIANQRLDKPESLHIVDKWILQEHKKFVMKAINAYKNYDFYLVLQELYSYFWEIIADEYLEMIKHRLFEDDKSAKYTIQRIIRDIIILLHPIAPHITEEIYSRLFGYKKSILLEELPKVDDIEEDKRVGELGEVIKKTNSLIRSEKIKNRLSMNAPVSVKLYANRQFIELINEVKEDIMKTLKITNLELVESTEEKVEIKLANQTMGV
- a CDS encoding geranylgeranyl reductase family protein — its product is MRIAILGGGVAGSTLAYLLSRISNEVTIFDINQYYVKPCGDIVPNVYTPPFNWNETFGIKRFSFYIDGEKIYDVEYRHTKWLVIDKWKWINDMRKSSKIIVTHDLNIKDFDYVIDSRGPYPMDREVVYTTRAIIETEEFDDEAILEFDTHYTGFYWIFPSGENEYNIGAGFLEYKNSKELLYYYLRKKFKNFEVKDVRGAPISIGSVKNKKLRIGEARGLVFPLSGEGIRPSAISAEYTFEAIYKEKDLDEFLNDKLSIIEKRIKIQKMLLDLYRYSSLSLRKTFMRIFFKNDVLIDTYLEDKIDLNGIIESLKSVRGNGSIVRKF
- a CDS encoding N-glycosylase/DNA lyase, with protein sequence MLRSLVQNPRVRARVLERVDEFRLNNLSNEEVWFRELTLCLLTANSSFISAYQALNCLGDKIYYANEEVIRSILKSCKYRFYNLKAKYIIMAREKVYGKLKEEITPLADSDQQLAREKLLNIKGIGMKEASHFLRNVGYFDLAIIDRHLIDFMRRIGAIGEINVKHLSKSRYISLESVLKSIALNLNISVGILDLFIWYKETNTIVK